Genomic window (Rhodothermus sp.):
TCTGTGTTGATGGTTACCGGTACCGATCGGGCCACGTACTGCCGAAGGGGATGCGAGGCATAGTCGGTCACGGCCTTGGTCTGCACGTTGCTGGTCGGACAGACCTCCAGCGGAATCTGGTGGTCAATGACATACTGGAGCAGGTCCGGGTCTTGATAGAGGGTGACCCCGTGGCCCAGGCGGTGTGCCCCACAGTAGAACAGGGCCTGGTGGATCGAGTCAGGTCCCCAGGATTCGCCGGCATGGACGGTCAGATTCAGCAGGTGGTTACGGGCCAGGTAGAAGGCGTGCAGATGGTGTTTGGGGGGATGACCAGCCTCGCCACCTGCCAGGTCGAAGGCGACCACGCCCCGCTTTCGGTAAGCAACGGCCAGTTCGGCTGTGCGGAGCGAGAGGGTTTCGGATTCATGGCGCAGGCCGCAGAGAATCAGACCGGTTCGGATACCGAAGTCACGCTCCGCTGCTCGTAATCCTTCAAGCACCGCATCGTTGACCTGCTCGAGCGTCAGGCCTTCTGCAACGTGGAGTACTGGCGCGTAGCGAACCTCCAGGTAGCGGACGTTCTCGCGAGCGGCATCTTCGACCAGTTCATAGGCAATACGACGTAGTGCTTCGCGGGTCTGCATGACCGGTACCGTGTAGCGAAACCAGGCCAGATAGGCTTCCAGTGAGTTCGAAGTATCCACCTGATGCAGTGCTTCCGCCAGCCCTTCGAGACTGTCGGCCGGTAGCAGCGCACGTTTTCCCTGCTGAGTGGCCAGTTCCAGCAGCGTCTTCAGTCGTAGCGATCCATCCAGGTGGCAGTGCAATTCAGCCTTGGGCCAGGCCAGAATCGCGTTACGGGAGAGCGTAGTCGGGACTTCCATGATGGGCTTTTTACCAAAAAGAAACGGCTACCGTTGCGCAGAGTTTCGGATACGGAACCCCAATTTCAGGCAGTCGTTTCGCAGATATCACGGGCATGCAGCTTTCGCGGGATTTTCCTGCACAGGAGGTCGCGCATCGCTTAATTTTAGGTGGCCGGCTGCATGCGGAAGGGGTAGCATTGTTCATCATTATGCCGTCTGAGGTGAAGCCATGTTTGGGAACATTGGAGCGCCCGAGCTACTGCTGATTTTTCTGGTCGTGTTGCTGGTCTTTGGCGCCAAGCGCATTCCCGAGATCGCCCGGGGATTGGGCCGTGGGATCCGGGAGTTCAAAGAGGCTACGCGAGAGATTTCTCGAGAAATTTCGGTGGAAGTAGACGAAACACCACAGATTCGGGCACCACAGCAGGGAACGCCGACGGCACGGACGACGGCGACGCCAACACAGCAACCGGCGGCCGGTTCGTCGCAGACGTCGGAATCCACCCAGAGCTGATCGGCGAGGTATGGAGTACCTGACCTATGCTGACGCCCGACGGGCGCTG
Coding sequences:
- the add gene encoding adenosine deaminase, encoding MEVPTTLSRNAILAWPKAELHCHLDGSLRLKTLLELATQQGKRALLPADSLEGLAEALHQVDTSNSLEAYLAWFRYTVPVMQTREALRRIAYELVEDAARENVRYLEVRYAPVLHVAEGLTLEQVNDAVLEGLRAAERDFGIRTGLILCGLRHESETLSLRTAELAVAYRKRGVVAFDLAGGEAGHPPKHHLHAFYLARNHLLNLTVHAGESWGPDSIHQALFYCGAHRLGHGVTLYQDPDLLQYVIDHQIPLEVCPTSNVQTKAVTDYASHPLRQYVARSVPVTINTDNRLFSRTTMTDELWRVHHHCGLNVQQLRNVVLNGFRHAFMHWEEKQDLVRNVEVELDRLMAGLSQPSPTP
- the tatA gene encoding twin-arginine translocase TatA/TatE family subunit, which encodes MFGNIGAPELLLIFLVVLLVFGAKRIPEIARGLGRGIREFKEATREISREISVEVDETPQIRAPQQGTPTARTTATPTQQPAAGSSQTSESTQS